The Flammeovirga pectinis genomic interval AAAGACTATTAGAAAACTACTCAGACTATTTACAGAAGGAAATTGATGAGCTTAAAAAATCAGTTGGAGATACTTTAGTTGAATTAAGCAAGGTTCGTCCATCTAATTTAGAAACAGTACAACAAAATTTATTTCAAACCGAAGATTTATTGGAAGAATTTAAAGTATTGAAAGAAGCTAATAATAGAGCTCTAGAGAACATAAACATCATAATGAGTAAGAACTATGCAAATGATAATTAAACTTCTCCTAATGGTCTCTGTATTGGTGCTTTGCTCATTTGCAGATAAACAACCAACTAAAGTATTTATAACTACAACACAATACAAAGCAGATATTAAGGTATTTATATCAAATAAGGCTATTAGTAGTAATGGAACTATTAGCAATGATAGTTTTAGAAACCCTGATTATCTAATTGTAGACTCTGAATATGTAGCGGATGAAAGAATTTATTTAGTAGGACAGCGATACAGAGCTGATTTAATCCTACAGATGCTATAGGTGAAATCTATAACGATTAAAAATAGGATAAATAAAGAGTGTTAACAAGTGATTTACAAATATAATTATGCAAAACAAAAGAGTATTAAGCAATCTGACGACAGAACAATTAAGAGAGGTTTATCTCTTTTTTGTAAGCAACTCAGAGGCCAGTGTGATAACAATGTTACAACAACGATTGAAAGATGAAAAAATAATA includes:
- a CDS encoding DUF6150 family protein, producing MIIKLLLMVSVLVLCSFADKQPTKVFITTTQYKADIKVFISNKAISSNGTISNDSFRNPDYLIVDSEYVADERIYLVGQRYRADLILQML